In one window of Dissulfurirhabdus thermomarina DNA:
- a CDS encoding MlaD family protein, whose translation MNSGRHKTEMVVGVFVLFALLVLGYMSLRLGGEAFAPREGYPLVLHLDTAAGLAPNSRVEMAGVEIGRVTAVRVEDGGARVDLSIYAPYAVARDAEAWVRTKGILGDKFVEIRQGDLEAGVLGPGEAVARVVRPRDLDELFVEMGPVLQDLKKVANGLGRVVGSEENIENVRETLANLRSASGSLKRLTADIEQGRGTLGKLVKDDRLYREAEQTVASLRRLTAKVERGEGTMGRLFTDESLYEDTRATVRTLQAVAMGLEAGNGTMGKLLKDESLYVEVKKALRNVNKAAEGVQEQIPVTIIGTLVGTAVR comes from the coding sequence ATGAACAGCGGGCGGCACAAGACGGAAATGGTCGTGGGCGTGTTCGTCCTCTTCGCCCTCCTGGTGCTCGGCTACATGAGCCTTCGCCTCGGCGGCGAGGCCTTCGCCCCCCGGGAGGGCTACCCCCTGGTCCTCCACCTCGACACCGCCGCGGGCCTGGCCCCGAACAGCCGGGTGGAGATGGCCGGGGTCGAGATCGGGCGTGTCACCGCCGTCCGGGTGGAAGACGGCGGCGCCCGGGTGGATCTTTCCATCTACGCCCCCTATGCCGTGGCCCGCGACGCGGAGGCCTGGGTTCGGACCAAGGGCATCCTGGGGGACAAATTCGTGGAGATCCGCCAGGGGGACCTCGAGGCCGGGGTCCTCGGGCCCGGGGAGGCGGTGGCCCGCGTGGTCCGGCCCCGGGACCTCGACGAGCTCTTCGTGGAGATGGGCCCCGTGCTCCAAGACCTCAAGAAGGTGGCCAACGGGCTCGGCCGGGTGGTGGGCTCCGAGGAGAACATCGAAAACGTCCGGGAGACCCTGGCCAACCTCCGCTCCGCCTCCGGGTCGCTCAAGCGCCTCACCGCGGACATCGAGCAGGGCCGGGGCACCCTGGGAAAGCTGGTCAAAGACGACCGGCTCTACCGGGAGGCCGAGCAGACCGTGGCCTCCCTCCGCCGCCTCACCGCCAAGGTGGAGCGGGGTGAGGGGACCATGGGCCGCCTCTTCACCGACGAGAGCCTCTACGAGGACACCCGGGCCACCGTCCGCACCCTCCAGGCCGTGGCCATGGGCCTCGAGGCCGGAAACGGCACCATGGGCAAGCTCCTCAAGGACGAGAGCCTCTACGTGGAGGTCAAGAAGGCGCTCCGGAACGTCAACAAGGCGGCCGAAGGCGTCCAGGAGCAGATCCCCGTGACCATCATCGGCACCCTGGTGGGCACCGCGGTCCGCTGA
- a CDS encoding ABC transporter ATP-binding protein, producing the protein MIRIANLHKSFNGQPVLRGVNLHVPAGKITVIVGRSGGGKSVLLKHIIGLVQPDAGQILVDGVDIGTLREKELFEVRKRFGYLFQDAALFDSMTVGENVAFPLREHRRLPEHRIREIVEEKLALVGLEGHGRKMPSELSGGMRKRAGLARAIALDPEILLFDEPTTGLDPIMTETIDNLVIQTQKRLGLTCVVISHDIGSTFRIAHKIALLYEGIIAAEGNPFEFSQVDHPIVNRFLRGLSWPQHDLEPAGEVS; encoded by the coding sequence ATGATCCGGATCGCCAACCTGCACAAGAGCTTCAACGGGCAGCCGGTGCTCCGGGGCGTGAACCTCCACGTCCCGGCCGGCAAGATCACGGTCATCGTGGGCCGCAGCGGCGGCGGGAAAAGCGTGCTCCTCAAGCACATCATCGGGCTCGTCCAGCCGGACGCCGGCCAGATCCTGGTGGACGGGGTGGATATCGGCACGCTCCGGGAAAAGGAGCTCTTCGAGGTCCGAAAGCGCTTCGGCTACCTCTTCCAGGACGCGGCCCTCTTCGACTCCATGACGGTGGGAGAGAACGTGGCCTTCCCCCTTCGCGAACACCGCCGCCTCCCCGAGCACCGGATCCGGGAGATCGTGGAGGAGAAGCTGGCCCTGGTGGGCCTCGAGGGCCACGGCCGGAAGATGCCCTCGGAACTCTCCGGCGGCATGCGAAAACGCGCGGGCCTGGCCAGGGCCATCGCCCTGGACCCGGAGATCCTCCTCTTCGACGAGCCCACCACCGGCCTCGACCCCATCATGACCGAGACCATCGACAACCTGGTGATCCAGACCCAGAAGCGCCTCGGCCTCACCTGCGTGGTCATCAGCCACGACATCGGGAGCACCTTCCGGATCGCCCACAAGATCGCCCTCCTCTACGAGGGCATCATCGCGGCGGAGGGGAACCCCTTCGAGTTCTCCCAGGTGGACCACCCCATTGTCAACCGATTCCTCCGCGGTTTATCGTGGCCGCAGCACGATCTCGAACCGGCCGGGGAGGTGTCATGA
- a CDS encoding MlaE family ABC transporter permease, translating to MPPSRPAGGTWPVALLSGLGRRVLGALGEMGGIALFFARSVTALFRPPYRWRNFLRQMEFIGARSTTVVLLTGLFTGMVLALQGYYGFRKFGGESLLGATVALSMTRELGPVLTALMVTARAGSAMAAEIGTMRVTEQIDALAAMAVDPFHYLVVPRVWAAFLMLPLLTGISNAIGIVGGHLVGVELLGIDPGIYVKRMEETVVLGDITNGLYKSAVFGILLALIGCYKGYHAEKGARGVGRATTGAVVLSSISILVGDYILTSLLF from the coding sequence ATGCCCCCATCGAGGCCAGCCGGTGGAACGTGGCCGGTGGCCCTGCTTTCCGGCCTGGGCCGGCGCGTCCTGGGCGCCCTGGGCGAGATGGGCGGCATCGCCCTCTTCTTCGCCCGGTCCGTCACCGCCCTCTTCCGGCCGCCCTACCGCTGGCGGAACTTTCTGCGCCAGATGGAATTCATCGGGGCCCGCTCCACCACCGTGGTCCTGCTCACCGGGCTCTTCACCGGCATGGTGCTGGCGCTCCAGGGCTACTACGGGTTCCGGAAATTCGGGGGGGAAAGCCTGCTCGGCGCCACGGTGGCCCTTTCCATGACCCGGGAACTCGGGCCGGTGCTCACCGCCCTCATGGTGACCGCCCGGGCGGGCTCGGCCATGGCCGCCGAGATCGGCACCATGCGGGTCACCGAGCAGATCGACGCCCTGGCCGCCATGGCGGTGGATCCCTTCCACTACCTGGTGGTCCCCCGGGTCTGGGCCGCCTTCCTCATGCTGCCGCTCCTGACGGGGATCTCCAACGCCATCGGGATCGTCGGCGGGCACCTGGTGGGGGTGGAACTCTTGGGCATCGACCCGGGGATCTACGTGAAACGCATGGAAGAGACCGTGGTCCTGGGCGACATCACCAACGGCCTCTACAAGTCGGCGGTCTTCGGCATCCTGCTTGCATTGATCGGCTGCTACAAGGGCTACCACGCAGAGAAGGGCGCCCGCGGGGTGGGCCGGGCCACCACGGGGGCGGTGGTGCTCAGCTCCATCAGCATCCTCGTGGGCGACTACATCCTGACCTCCCTGCTCTTCTGA